In Narcine bancroftii isolate sNarBan1 chromosome 7, sNarBan1.hap1, whole genome shotgun sequence, the sequence TTCATGCTACaggtatattttcttttaaatctatTGAAACCATCCATGACTTGCTGTGAAGTTCTCAATGTAATCCACCTGCTCACTCCTTAATTCTCAGGCTTCTAGCCTTCGCCTGAATTGTTTGCAAGTTAGTGGAATTTGATCTTTCATCCTCAGCACCAACAACTTTTCCATTTCATGGATGGGCCCTTGTCATTGCTTTATCACCATAGACTTCATACTTGTGGAACCTTTCACTGCTTCCCGCTTTGTCTATTAAAATTGTGGAGATTGTCAAATGATACAAACATAGAGCACGTGTGATCACATTAACTTTTCTCATCCTTCACATTGGTTGATTACCTTCATTTTCAATTACAAATCGCGTCTCTTCCTCGGATTCTTGGCAGATCTATCATCCTCTTGCTCGCCATCTTTTTTTGGGGTTTCGTACAATAATGGCTTAATCCAGCATGAAAATTAGTTTATATTTACTTGAATAATGCACTTACTGAATGCCAACTGAGAGCGAGAATGAGGGAGATGCTGGGATTTCATCTGACAGTCACTATCCGACACACGCAGCCATTAGCACTGGTGGATGTACGACCAAGTGCGATTTTTACATGTAAATTTTTAAGATTTATACAGTACTTTTTCGGCTCTATGTACGGATGGTCATAAATCGCATAGGTCGCAAGTAGAAGAGAGGCTGTATATGTAATTGAATGGTAAAGCCATAATTCTATTCTTCGTGACTTTTGTAGcatgatttttattttatgtTAGTAACTACAGGATGCAACATTGACCAACAATGCATACGACTTTGCTTATGCAGCCCTGGTTGTCAGTTTTCTCTGTAGGCAACTCCACCTATTTGCATATCTAATAAGTCACACTATAAACCCCAAAAACTAAATTAATCCATTTGCAGAAGTTTCATGAGAAGAAAATGGAAATTCAAAAAGCACCATCACAAATAGAACTAGGACAAGAATGCCAATAGATGAAGCAGAAGCTCCACAACTATAACTGGTTTTGATGCAAAGTTACCTATTGAATTTTTAATAATGAGAATGTCATTCATCTGAAATTTAACTTGTTGATCATACGAATgctatattttctttaaaaagtgcCAGAATTAAAATTTTCCCTTAAACATTTGGAGCAGTCAGGCTCTCATCCTTGTCCGTGGAATGTTACAGTATGTTTAAATTATAAAGACTTTCAAAGCCTTCCAACTCAAGTGTATTTGTAGATTTCATTGTAAAAATCCCTGTAACATTCAAGTATGCACAAGGTTTTAATAGTTTTTATGTTGAAAAAAGAAACATTTACAGACATCATCATCCGTAGATGTAAAAATGTATGCTTGCAGTGAAGAACAAGTATAGATGTGTTGGGATTCCTTCCTATTTCAAATGTGTTGCCTATTATTGAGCTACTAAAACCGTGCATTTACAAAATTGTTGATAAAAATATTCCTCTGAATTGTACAAGAGGTACGTCGACCAATGATAAAGATGCAAGACAGATGTTACTCTGACTTGGTTTCATTCTCTCCAGCTGCAGGTACCTGCAAAATACGAATGTGAATTAATATCCAAAGTAAACTAAAATCCACATGATTATTTTGATTAACTTACTTACCTCATTGCTTTTCCGTTCACCATTTTCTGAGGGTACTGAATCCTCATTAGCTTCTTGCTTAGCCTGTGGAGGATTTGCTTTAGGAGCCCGGGCCCTGGTTTTTTTCTATAGAAGAAAGGCAGCTCTATGGCATgtttccaaaaaagaaaaaacagaaTTTCTTTCACAAACAAATAAAACTCACTTCGATAGTTGGTTTCTTTTTTGGGGTGACATTGGATCGATTTTTGTGTCTCTGAGAAAGTAAATGATAAAGTCAgccatttaaatgaaaaaaaaattgacgaATAATAAAAGCGTTTACTCTGGACTTTACCTTCCTCAATTGCATGAGACTTGGTGCTGGGGTctgagaaagaaaacaaaatttactAAAGGAAAACTACATTCTCCCCATAAAATGTCATCTGTATTTCAGACACATTTGCACTAAATTTATTTAGCACAACAAATACACTAAAACATTTTGGATTAACACAGTGCATTTACACTAAATTTATTTGGGACAACAAATACACTAAAACATTTTGGATTAACACAGTGCATTTACACTAAATTTATTTGGGACAACAAATACACTAAAACATTTTGACTCAACAGGGAATTAACACGGTGCATTTACACTAAATTTATTTGGGACAACAAATACACTAAAACATTTTGGATTAACAGGGAATTAACACTGTGCATTTACATTTTCAGAAATTGTTATATTATAACGAATATAAAATCAAAGGGGAAAAATAACCTATTAAGGCAAGATGTATCCAATTGTTTGCCAGGTACTGAATCTCCCAATTTGAATTGTTTCAGGATAAAATGCAATCTACTTTGCCTAACAAGAATCCCAAAAGATATCAATCCCGATGGATGCTTCGGTGATAAACATTTTCTCGTTGCCAGAGCCATGGTCCTCGACCTTTTCCTACCACTGAAGTAATCCCTTGCGAACCACAGCGCACCGATGGCATCGGGGGCCAAGTGCTTTACATTCCCCTTTTAATCCTGTCGCAAACAAAATTGAAACCACTCCCAGGCAGAGGATGCCATCGGTGCGCTGTGGTTCGGAAGGGTGGTAGAATAAAGGTTGCGAGCCAGAGAACTTTAGCTAACACTGCGTCCTCTCCAAAGAACGTGCGTCTTACCTTGTCTGTGGCTGTATCAGATGCCTGTTCAATGAAGAAGATACACATGTCAAAAAGCATTACAGGATTTAACTTGCAACGTGaaagggggtggtgggtggggaggagggggaagggaacgCCTCCTGGACTAAGGAGGACAGCCTTGTGTTTGCAAACAGTGCGGTGGCCGCAAGAGGCacttaaaggggggggggggggggggggcgtcactTTTACGCCCGTCCTTCCCGCCTGTCTGTAACCTGCTGGACAAACTTTAGAACTCCGGGTTGCAAAATGGGAACAAGAACATTCACGATTCCGAGTAGAGCCAACGGAAACATGGACAGCCGGACAAGACAGAggccccttcccccaaccattaaaaaggagagggatggggggggggacatGGAAATCGGCCAATTCAACAAAGAAACTTCCACATTTCATCCGGATCATCAGACACTTCTGTGGCGCATTTGCAGCGGTAACTTTGACCTTCAATGTGGTCGAGTGCAATTTTCCACATCGGTTTCCGAGAGGGGAATTTCCCCAGCCATTAACATTTTGGTGTGtgcgtccccctccccctctttttgaaatgaatgcattgCATTCTCCGATTGCACACACTCCTCCACGGTCCCACTGCCACAATTCCACCCAAGAGCAAAAGACAGAAACATTTCCTTCCCAATCCCGTCATGAAAACCAAATTAAAAGCACTCACCGCCTTCCTCGGCatgtttggattttttaaaagaattaaaaccgaggagatggggggtgggggggagaaaccgGAATGCACGCAGATTGCACTCTTTCCAATTGATCCACTGACTCAAGTCCAACACGT encodes:
- the LOC138738530 gene encoding uncharacterized protein isoform X1 — translated: MPRKAASDTATDKTPAPSLMQLRKRHKNRSNVTPKKKPTIEKKTRARAPKANPPQAKQEANEDSVPSENGERKSNEVPAAGENETKSE
- the LOC138738530 gene encoding non-histone chromosomal protein HMG-14-like isoform X2, which codes for MPRKATPAPSLMQLRKRHKNRSNVTPKKKPTIEKKTRARAPKANPPQAKQEANEDSVPSENGERKSNEVPAAGENETKSE